A stretch of Aerococcus urinaehominis DNA encodes these proteins:
- a CDS encoding immunity protein Imm33 domain-containing protein: MREWIKDADKCIVSKKILLGEAKLLWAWREDASLADDSGWRFLSDADTEESLQLPGATQLVSFNEIATIEPSVVGIYYYPLSADFQFANQDGVKHFVYNDDFSPVALVDAPQRLPLDQDSFKRHFPEYVALASQQNIARPNLDFQLEAEGHDLIDVLLADRQGHLANFESYLLIGLLAGYYRARYQSIPLSHQDSQQVILHIMCSRFNIQTDQVLTYLDYFVDQLANPLSQAEAQLLVYGQAMFNWYRQEDDQSINQAYSGLLNHHRKAQVR; this comes from the coding sequence ATGCGAGAATGGATAAAAGATGCTGACAAGTGTATTGTATCGAAGAAAATACTCTTAGGAGAAGCTAAATTACTTTGGGCCTGGCGCGAAGATGCTAGTCTTGCTGATGATAGCGGTTGGCGTTTTCTAAGCGACGCAGATACTGAGGAGAGTCTACAATTGCCTGGTGCAACCCAGCTAGTTAGTTTTAACGAAATCGCGACAATTGAACCGAGTGTGGTAGGGATTTATTATTATCCCTTATCAGCTGATTTTCAATTTGCTAATCAGGATGGCGTGAAGCACTTTGTATATAACGATGATTTTAGCCCAGTTGCCCTAGTTGATGCTCCCCAGCGTTTGCCACTTGACCAAGACAGTTTTAAACGCCACTTTCCAGAATATGTAGCCTTAGCAAGTCAACAAAATATTGCCCGTCCAAACCTGGATTTTCAATTAGAGGCTGAGGGTCATGACTTAATTGATGTACTCTTGGCTGATCGTCAGGGGCATCTAGCTAATTTTGAGTCTTACTTGTTAATTGGGCTATTAGCGGGTTATTACCGAGCGCGCTACCAGTCAATTCCCTTGAGTCACCAGGACAGTCAGCAAGTGATATTACATATTATGTGCTCACGCTTTAATATCCAGACCGACCAGGTTTTAACCTACCTTGATTATTTTGTTGACCAATTAGCTAATCCACTGTCTCAAGCTGAAGCCCAACTACTAGTTTATGGTCAAGCTATGTTTAATTGGTACCGCCAGGAGGATGATCAGTCAATCAACCAAGCATATTCAGGATTATTAAACCACCATCGTAAAGCACAAGTTAGATAG
- a CDS encoding threonine/serine exporter family protein: MTAFIIQLIGALFVGIFCGINVNVPTKLLKWVPIIDVAGWAAYLILINNLNFSVPIGTYLASLVIAGMSHWFARIFHEPVTAFFIPGFFTLVPGGGMYRTALAFIQGNMSLGVQELTTTLFTALAIALAVFTVDSFMQIINGQQLPKFVRKNRRLR; this comes from the coding sequence ATGACAGCATTTATTATTCAATTAATAGGGGCTCTTTTTGTCGGTATTTTTTGTGGTATTAATGTAAATGTCCCTACTAAATTACTTAAATGGGTGCCCATCATCGACGTCGCTGGTTGGGCAGCCTATCTCATTTTAATTAATAATCTAAACTTTAGCGTGCCTATTGGCACTTATTTAGCAAGTTTAGTAATTGCTGGTATGTCTCATTGGTTTGCTCGGATTTTTCATGAGCCGGTAACCGCCTTCTTTATTCCAGGTTTCTTTACGCTGGTCCCAGGAGGCGGCATGTATCGGACTGCTTTGGCCTTTATTCAGGGCAATATGAGTTTAGGTGTTCAGGAATTAACCACGACCCTATTTACTGCTCTGGCAATTGCTTTAGCTGTTTTTACTGTTGATTCGTTTATGCAGATTATTAATGGTCAGCAGCTGCCGAAATTTGTCCGTAAAAACCGAAGGCTACGGTAA